Proteins co-encoded in one Streptomyces sp. SLBN-31 genomic window:
- a CDS encoding MFS transporter, whose product MEQPAPIAQPSVRPGLRGRLTIPVLAFGGILMAVMQTVVVPLLPDLPRLTRSSPGAVSWTVTATLLSGAVLTPVLGRAGDMYGKRRVLTAALLLMTVGSVMCALSSDIAVLITARALQGAAASVVPLSISILRDELPPERRGSAVALMSSTVGIGAALGLPLAALVVQYYDWHTMFWLTSLLGALGVSAVWWAVKESPVREPGRFDVAGTLGLAAGLVCLLLGVSQGGQWGWTGARVVGLFAAAVALLAVWWWQQLHTERPLVDLRLVSRPRVGLSHVAALLTGFAFYANSLVTAQLVQAPKATGYGLGLSIVETGLCLLPGGVTMLLFSPLSARISAARGPRVTLSLGAAVIACGYAVRIADSRDLWMIILGATVVATGTTLAYSALPTLILRAVPAEQTASANGVNVLMRTIGQATSSAAVAAILVHHTSPLGGVPVPTLHGYLLAFTVAGIVALVASATALTIPGDTGRRGSRRAGSGTLDARDEALEGA is encoded by the coding sequence ATGGAGCAGCCCGCACCGATAGCCCAGCCCTCCGTGCGGCCGGGGCTGCGCGGCCGACTCACGATCCCGGTGCTGGCCTTCGGCGGCATCCTCATGGCCGTCATGCAGACCGTCGTCGTCCCCCTGCTGCCCGACCTGCCCCGGCTCACCCGCTCCTCGCCCGGCGCGGTCTCCTGGACGGTCACCGCGACCCTGCTGTCCGGTGCCGTCCTCACCCCCGTGCTGGGCCGGGCCGGCGACATGTACGGCAAGCGCAGGGTGCTGACCGCGGCGCTGCTGCTGATGACCGTCGGCTCGGTGATGTGCGCCCTGTCCTCCGACATCGCCGTCCTCATCACGGCGCGTGCCCTCCAGGGCGCCGCCGCCTCCGTAGTGCCGCTGTCGATCAGCATCCTGCGCGACGAACTGCCCCCCGAGCGCCGGGGCTCCGCGGTCGCCCTGATGAGCTCCACCGTCGGGATCGGCGCCGCGCTCGGCCTGCCGCTCGCCGCGCTGGTCGTGCAGTACTACGACTGGCACACCATGTTCTGGCTGACCAGCCTCCTCGGTGCCCTGGGCGTGTCCGCGGTGTGGTGGGCGGTGAAGGAGTCGCCGGTGCGCGAGCCCGGCCGGTTCGACGTGGCCGGCACGCTGGGGCTGGCCGCCGGGCTGGTCTGCCTGCTGCTCGGGGTGTCCCAGGGCGGGCAGTGGGGCTGGACCGGCGCCCGGGTCGTGGGTCTGTTCGCCGCCGCCGTGGCCCTCCTCGCCGTGTGGTGGTGGCAGCAGCTGCACACCGAGCGGCCGCTGGTCGACCTGCGCCTGGTCTCGCGGCCCCGGGTAGGGCTGTCCCATGTCGCGGCCCTGCTCACCGGATTCGCCTTCTACGCCAACTCCCTCGTCACCGCGCAGCTGGTGCAGGCGCCGAAGGCCACCGGATACGGCCTCGGGCTGTCGATCGTGGAGACCGGACTGTGCCTGCTGCCCGGCGGCGTGACGATGCTGCTCTTCTCACCGCTGTCGGCCCGGATCTCCGCCGCGCGCGGCCCGCGCGTCACACTCTCGCTCGGAGCCGCGGTCATCGCCTGCGGCTACGCGGTGCGCATCGCCGACAGCCGCGACCTGTGGATGATCATCCTGGGCGCCACGGTCGTGGCGACCGGCACCACCCTCGCCTACTCGGCGCTGCCCACCCTGATCCTGCGCGCCGTACCGGCCGAACAGACCGCGTCCGCCAACGGCGTCAACGTCCTGATGCGCACGATCGGCCAGGCCACCTCCAGCGCCGCCGTGGCCGCCATCCTCGTCCACCACACCAGCCCGCTCGGCGGCGTCCCGGTGCCCACCCTGCACGGCTACCTGCTCGCCTTCACCGTGGCCGGGATCGTCGCCCTGGTGGCGAGCGCCACGGCGCTGACCATCCCCGGTGACACCGGGCGGCGCGGTTCCCGCAGGGCCGGGAGCGGCACCCTGGATGCGCGGGACGAGGCGTTGGAGGGAGCATGA
- a CDS encoding TetR family transcriptional regulator encodes MSAVSTPPTTTAPARRDAEATKAAILKAARYLLARHAHADITLKAVAERAGVSAPLILKYFGNKDALFARVMSFETDADALLDAPLDDLGRHMVRHVLVGQSRHGADPLLRIVFAPLHAEQGDILRANFRTQVTERLTERLTGPDAGLRAELAVAALLGLGVIYGLARGPHVRAAELDEIVERYAPLVQGHLTPGTPRP; translated from the coding sequence ATGAGTGCCGTGAGCACTCCCCCCACCACGACCGCGCCCGCCCGCCGGGACGCCGAGGCCACCAAGGCGGCCATCCTCAAGGCCGCCCGCTATCTGCTGGCCCGGCACGCCCACGCCGACATCACCCTCAAGGCCGTCGCCGAACGCGCCGGGGTCAGCGCGCCGTTGATCCTCAAGTACTTCGGAAACAAGGACGCGCTCTTCGCCCGCGTGATGTCCTTCGAGACCGACGCCGACGCCCTGCTGGACGCCCCGCTGGACGACCTCGGCCGGCACATGGTGCGGCACGTGCTGGTCGGTCAGTCCCGGCACGGCGCCGACCCGCTGCTGCGCATCGTGTTCGCGCCCCTGCACGCCGAACAGGGCGACATTCTGCGCGCCAACTTCCGCACCCAGGTCACCGAACGCCTCACCGAGCGGCTCACGGGCCCCGACGCGGGCCTGCGCGCCGAACTCGCCGTGGCCGCGCTGCTCGGTCTCGGCGTGATCTACGGTCTCGCCCGCGGCCCCCACGTCCGCGCGGCGGAACTGGACGAGATCGTGGAGCGGTACGCCCCGCTCGTCCAGGGGCACCTCACGCCAGGAACTCCCCGACCGTAG
- a CDS encoding cholesterol oxidase substrate-binding domain-containing protein: protein MTDRSVSNPPSGAGDYPSWSRRGFLLSAAALAALPVLVDVDPAVAAQELPDFPEGVALYRSAYRNWVGEITADGLWACAPESPGQVVDVVNWAWRHGWAVRARGASHGWSPLTVTAHTSSDTPVLLVDTARHLTGLSLDSPSAIRAGTGVTMDALLGHLEQHGLGVTAAPAPGDLTLGGALAVDAHGTAVPARGEQRPPGHTYGSLSNLVLSLTAVVWDEGSGAYVLRTFRRDEADCAALLTHLGRSLVTEVVLRVGANANLRCVSRTDIPAAELFAAPGTDGRTLAGFLDKAGRVEAIWFAFTEVPWLKVWSVAPTRPLTSRHVTSPYNYPFSDNVPTVVADLVGRMTSEAAWYLAPVLGNAQYDVAATGLVATLSADIWGPSKNTLLYIKPTTLRVTANGYAVLTGRDQVQRVVHEFTSYYRERLAAYAAVGRYPVNGSVEIRVTGLDDPADTELDGARAPLLSALRREARRPEWDTAVWLDVLTLPGTPYAERFLRELEQFLLREFDGEDALTRVEWSKGWAYTDDAVWSDEEVLGTVIPGSFGEAAWGQAAGILDRLDPHRVFGNGFLDRLFR from the coding sequence GTGACTGATCGTTCAGTGAGCAACCCCCCGTCCGGGGCCGGGGACTACCCGTCCTGGAGCCGCCGTGGCTTCCTGCTGTCCGCCGCCGCTCTGGCCGCCCTTCCCGTCCTGGTGGACGTGGATCCGGCGGTGGCGGCCCAGGAGCTGCCGGACTTCCCCGAAGGCGTCGCGCTGTACCGCTCGGCGTACCGCAACTGGGTGGGCGAGATCACCGCCGACGGCCTGTGGGCGTGCGCTCCCGAGAGCCCCGGCCAGGTCGTCGACGTCGTCAACTGGGCCTGGCGGCACGGCTGGGCGGTGCGCGCCCGCGGTGCCTCGCACGGCTGGTCGCCGCTGACCGTCACCGCGCACACCTCCTCGGACACCCCCGTCCTTCTCGTCGACACCGCCCGGCACCTCACCGGCCTGAGCCTCGACTCACCGTCCGCCATCCGCGCGGGAACCGGCGTCACGATGGACGCCCTGCTCGGCCATCTGGAGCAGCACGGCCTCGGGGTCACCGCCGCTCCGGCCCCGGGCGACCTCACCCTGGGCGGTGCCCTGGCCGTCGACGCCCACGGCACCGCCGTACCGGCGCGGGGCGAACAGCGGCCGCCGGGGCACACCTACGGCTCGCTCAGCAATCTGGTGCTGTCGCTGACGGCGGTCGTGTGGGACGAGGGCTCGGGGGCGTACGTCCTGCGCACCTTCCGCCGGGACGAGGCGGACTGCGCAGCGCTGCTCACCCATCTCGGCCGCTCGCTGGTGACCGAGGTCGTGCTGCGCGTGGGCGCGAACGCCAACCTGCGGTGCGTGAGCCGTACGGACATCCCGGCGGCCGAGCTGTTCGCCGCGCCGGGCACCGACGGGCGCACCCTGGCGGGCTTCCTCGACAAGGCCGGGCGTGTGGAGGCCATCTGGTTCGCCTTCACCGAGGTCCCGTGGCTGAAGGTGTGGAGCGTGGCGCCGACCCGGCCGCTGACCTCACGGCATGTGACGTCGCCGTACAATTACCCCTTCTCCGACAACGTGCCGACCGTGGTGGCGGACCTGGTGGGGCGGATGACCTCGGAGGCCGCCTGGTACCTGGCCCCGGTGCTGGGCAACGCGCAGTACGACGTCGCCGCGACCGGACTGGTCGCGACGCTGTCGGCCGACATCTGGGGGCCGTCGAAGAACACCCTGCTCTACATCAAACCGACGACACTCCGGGTCACCGCGAACGGGTACGCGGTGCTCACCGGGCGGGACCAAGTGCAGCGGGTGGTGCACGAGTTCACGTCCTACTACCGGGAGCGGCTCGCCGCGTACGCCGCCGTGGGCCGCTACCCGGTCAACGGCTCGGTCGAGATCCGGGTGACGGGTCTGGACGATCCCGCCGACACCGAACTCGACGGCGCCCGCGCCCCGTTGCTGTCGGCGCTGCGGCGCGAGGCGAGGCGTCCCGAGTGGGACACGGCGGTGTGGCTGGACGTGCTGACACTGCCCGGCACCCCGTATGCGGAGCGGTTCCTGCGGGAGTTGGAGCAGTTCCTGCTGCGCGAGTTCGACGGCGAGGACGCCCTGACCCGGGTCGAGTGGTCCAAGGGCTGGGCGTACACCGACGACGCGGTCTGGAGCGACGAGGAGGTGCTGGGGACGGTGATTCCAGGTTCCTTCGGCGAGGCGGCCTGGGGGCAGGCCGCCGGAATCCTGGACCGGCTCGACCCGCACCGGGTCTTCGGCAACGGCTTCCTCGACCGCCTGTTCCGATAA
- a CDS encoding alpha/beta fold hydrolase yields MPAFAAPDGTELAYHVLGDDGPPVVCLPGGPMQASAYLGELGGLSARRRLVLLDFRGTGDSALPEDPATFRCDRLVDDIEALRAHLGLDSMDLLGHSAGTNPAVLYAARHPRRVDRLALITPSAGAVGLTVAPQVRRESAQSRHDEPWFPTAFAALQDITTGRATVDSWEAIAPFLYGRWDDTARAHHAAGASQRNDEAAAVFGGEGAFDPAATRAALAGLAAPVLLLAGEVDLNSPPSMVAEFAGLFAKAESVVQPGAGHFPWLDDPERFAATVGEFLA; encoded by the coding sequence ATGCCTGCCTTCGCCGCGCCCGACGGGACCGAACTCGCCTATCACGTCCTCGGGGACGACGGGCCGCCCGTGGTCTGTCTGCCCGGCGGGCCCATGCAGGCGTCCGCCTATCTCGGCGAGCTCGGCGGTCTGTCCGCGCGCCGTCGGCTCGTGCTGCTGGACTTCCGGGGGACCGGCGACTCCGCGCTCCCCGAGGATCCCGCCACCTTCCGGTGCGACCGGCTGGTGGACGACATCGAGGCCCTGCGCGCGCACCTGGGCCTGGATTCGATGGACTTGCTCGGACACTCCGCCGGCACCAACCCCGCCGTGCTGTACGCGGCCCGCCACCCGCGGCGCGTGGACAGACTCGCGCTGATCACGCCGAGCGCCGGGGCCGTCGGACTGACGGTCGCGCCGCAGGTGCGGCGGGAGAGCGCGCAGTCGCGGCACGACGAGCCGTGGTTCCCGACCGCGTTCGCCGCCCTGCAGGACATCACCACCGGCCGCGCCACCGTCGACAGCTGGGAGGCCATCGCGCCCTTCCTGTACGGGCGTTGGGACGACACGGCCCGTGCGCATCATGCCGCCGGGGCCTCCCAGCGGAATGACGAGGCCGCCGCGGTCTTCGGCGGGGAGGGGGCGTTCGACCCGGCCGCCACCCGGGCCGCGCTCGCCGGTCTGGCGGCGCCGGTGCTGCTGCTGGCCGGTGAGGTCGACCTCAACTCCCCGCCGTCCATGGTCGCCGAGTTCGCCGGGCTCTTCGCCAAGGCCGAGTCGGTGGTGCAGCCGGGAGCCGGTCACTTCCCCTGGCTGGACGATCCCGAGCGGTTCGCGGCTACGGTCGGGGAGTTCCTGGCGTGA